The sequence below is a genomic window from Actinokineospora baliensis.
ACGATCAGGGGCGTGCGAGAGGTGAACCGGGATTCTCCGAGAACTATTTATATGCAGTTCACTATGTGGAGCGCAAGCAGAAGGATCAGCGCGACATATCCAAGTATCACTATGCGGTGATGATTGAGATCGAGTTCGCTGCTGGCGGACTGGCCGAGTTGATGCACGGTTCGCATGGCGCGATGGACCACGGCACGGCCAACAAACTGGAGAACGACGGTGAGGGTGTTATAGTCGATCGGGGCAAGCCGGGTCGCTTCTTCGTGTTCCATGAGAAACGCCCAGAACTGCCCAAAGAGATCCTCATCTACGACGGAGGGCGAAACAAGTTGGTCTTCAAGTTGGAGCGCTCGCACCAGCCGGGTGTTTCGGCTGTCGCGAACTATCTGGTCATCTCCAAGGAGTCGGACGACGAGCAGGACGTGGCAACCAAGGTCAACGCGTATATCCGTCGAGTCTCGGTCATCGGTGGGGTAAAGGGTCAAGTTACTGCTGATGTAGTGCGGCGCGGAATCTAGGGGCGGCGGTGGTTGACGAATGCGTTAAGACGATAAACGCGGTCTTGGCTGCCCGCAAGTCTCTTCGGAACCCGTCGGGGAGTAGCGCGGAGGTTGTCGTTCGAGCGTTGATGGCTCTGCCGGTGGAGTGTCAATCTGAACTCACATCAGCCGCGCGCCGACTGGTCGAAGGCCTGCCGGCCACCGAAGAGGGCGCGTTGAACGCCGTGCTCGAAGCGTTGACAGGTTTGCGGGATTTCGATGCCGTGGAGGTCATCCGCGCGGCACTGCTCAGCCGTGACACGACGCAGAAAGAGGCGTACGTCTCGATGTTGGAAGACTTTGGTATCGACGATGGCGCCGAAGAGTTGCGTAAGGTCCTGCGGGCGGGAAAGGAAGATTCGAACCGGCCTGATCTCGCGGTCACGATCCGCGCCTTGCACGCCCTCCGCTGCGAAGGTGCGGTGGAGCAGGTCGCCGAGTACGTGGCGCACGTCAACCGCTCGGTGCGGGCAATCGCGGCGGAGTTCCTTTACGAGTTCGCAGACGGAGCCGTCGCGGGCCCGGTCTGTGCTGAGCAACTCGCCCGGGAACCCGATCCGCGCGTGGCGGAAACTCTCGCCGATGCCCTCGCCCGGTGGGGGTGGACCTTCGACTGACTGTCGGAGCCCACACCTCGCTTGCGTCATCGGCCACGCGTCTTTGACGAACTCGGGTGGAGTCCCGCGGCTGTGTCCGCCACATAGCGCCACTGTGCACGCCGCTCGGCGAGCCATTTGCGCTCTCTGCGATGAGGGTGTGATGGATCGTTTGGTTGATCAGCCGCCAGGTTCTTGACGCCGCGCCATGACTGCGGCGCGGCGGTGCCCCGGTGAGCTCTCGCTCACCGGGGCACCGTTGTCCCTAGCGGTTATCCCTGTCGGCGGGTGGGCCTCAGAGGGTCAGCGTCCAGGAGTTGATGTAGCCGGTGTCGTTGACGTACTGGTCGGCGACGCGCAGGTTCCAGGTGCCATTCTTGTTCTCCGAGGAGAGGTTGACGGTGTAGCTGCGGTTGATGTTGTCCGCCGAGCCACCAGCGCGGTTGTGCAGGACGTAGGTGCTGCCGTCGGGGGCGACGAGGGTGACGACGAGGTCGCCGATGTAGGTGTGGACGATGTTGACCGCGACGGTGGCGGTGGCCGAGGCTCGGCCGGTGCAGTTGGCGACGGTCACCGGGCTGGAGACGGTGGCGTTGTCGCGGATGGTGTAGTCGGCGGAGTTGGTGACCGGGCCGCAGCTGCCGCCGGTGGTGCCGACGGTGATGGTGAACGAGGCCGAGCCGGTCTTGCCCGCGGAGTCGCGGGCCGACACGGTGACGTTCGCGGTGGCCGCGGCGGTCGGGGTGCCGGAGATGGTGCCGGTCGAGGAGCTGATCGACAGGCCTGCGGGCAGGCCGGTGGCCGACCAGGTGTAGGGCGAGGTGCCGCCGGAGGCCGAGTTGTTCAGGCTGAACGGCTGGCCGACGGTGGCGTTCTGGTTGCCCGGGTTGGCCACGGAGACGTCACCGGGGGTGGTGCCGCCGTTGAGGAAGCTGATGCTGAGCAGGCGGTTGGGCGAGCCGGTGCCGATGCTGGTCAGCTTGTTGGTGCTGGAGTTGTTCACCAGGGCGGTCTGCACCTGCGCCGAGGTGGCGGAGGGGTTCTTGCCCAGGTAGA
It includes:
- a CDS encoding HEAT repeat domain-containing protein; the encoded protein is MALPVECQSELTSAARRLVEGLPATEEGALNAVLEALTGLRDFDAVEVIRAALLSRDTTQKEAYVSMLEDFGIDDGAEELRKVLRAGKEDSNRPDLAVTIRALHALRCEGAVEQVAEYVAHVNRSVRAIAAEFLYEFADGAVAGPVCAEQLAREPDPRVAETLADALARWGWTFD